The DNA segment AGACTTCCAACGGCGAAGTCTAAGACATGAACAGCATGTGCTCTGCGCGCAAAATCCTGCCCATGAACACCGACGTGCGGGTGCAGGATCTGACCACGGGCAGATCGGTGGACGTGCGCATCAACGACCGCGGCCCTTTCGGGCGAGCGCGGGGCATTGAACTCTCGCGGGAGGCAGCCAAGCGGTTGGGAATTATGGAAAAAGGCACTGCCCGCGTCCGGGTGACCGCGCTGAGCGACGTGCCACAGTACAGAAATGTCTACATGAC comes from the Oceanidesulfovibrio indonesiensis genome and includes:
- a CDS encoding septal ring lytic transglycosylase RlpA family protein — translated: MNSMCSARKILPMNTDVRVQDLTTGRSVDVRINDRGPFGRARGIELSREAAKRLGIMEKGTARVRVTALSDVPQYRNVYMT